Proteins found in one uncultured Desulfuromonas sp. genomic segment:
- a CDS encoding GSU2204 family CXXCH-containing (seleno)protein, with amino-acid sequence MKQLRTYVLLASIAVLMMATSGFAADWSEASINLGYTGVSSDDSLNKTAEYESMDSSIGGGLELDVRQNGVGIELEGQYTDEEESEGSARFDIKRVLRAKYNYQKFIHRLRHDLLFEDKPHLSATAGTPGYGSFEPSINAGGEHDIYDGIIAANAVPLLTGAGKVGLEGLQTATFNDLDQGRDYMIERRKHEASAKLQLPAFPYLVPEVKFSHEEKHGWQQSTLMTGQCTPCHTVAVGQEIDQTTEEVSIGATFKMAGLTASYFHTEREFDNRSDDYAHEGRVDNDYYYDDIAKPYYDRLLFENESQEIGITADIEKKMDTVKLRYDAASATTLYGSYVSADTKNNYNDLEYDSDTLFFSASNRSIAGLRLKAYAKQYEIDSDDLYVDMTSYTADTSIVFGADTIPVSDFNYTRPSSASRDVFETGLDASYVLGAGTMLTGAYTYKVVDRDNGNYKEYDSSLRDEAYLDDEETTYNTFELGISSRPMSSVNLRAKYTYEHADTPFSFSNGLGYNDLNQYGWTQLLDSDPDPLDMTTNSPFYEVLRSWNRTTSGSNVAENHHQFKASGTWTPNDIFSLSVNGQYTFEENDEAYNDWENNSWNAGVSIFMMPTEKLTFSAGYDYQYGKTTSKYATALYVGCFSESMGEQIASVYDNVDYDTTAQVLYLSTTYQATNKLTLSGDLTLTKAEASADNPNFGDNIYYENYVDYVLSGMSEADYLAYLDANDLPYTQTIMMSYLDYSGSDDYSDLDYETLDLTLGAEYRFNAALTLAVSGFYRWVEDGEAYLGDDYDGELYLLNTSVSYRF; translated from the coding sequence ATGAAACAGTTACGTACCTATGTTTTGTTGGCATCCATCGCGGTCCTGATGATGGCAACCAGTGGCTTTGCAGCCGACTGGTCAGAAGCATCCATCAATCTGGGCTACACCGGAGTCAGCAGTGATGACAGTCTGAATAAAACCGCCGAATATGAATCCATGGATTCTTCCATCGGCGGCGGTCTTGAACTCGATGTCCGCCAAAACGGTGTCGGCATAGAACTCGAAGGTCAGTACACCGACGAAGAAGAGAGTGAAGGATCGGCACGTTTCGATATCAAGCGAGTGCTGCGGGCAAAGTACAACTATCAAAAGTTCATTCATCGCTTACGCCATGACCTGCTGTTTGAGGACAAACCGCATCTGTCGGCAACGGCGGGTACTCCCGGTTACGGCAGCTTTGAACCGAGTATCAATGCCGGTGGCGAACACGATATTTACGATGGCATCATCGCAGCCAATGCGGTTCCCCTGCTCACCGGAGCAGGAAAAGTCGGCCTCGAAGGTCTGCAAACTGCAACCTTTAACGATCTGGATCAAGGCCGCGACTACATGATCGAACGCCGTAAACATGAAGCCAGTGCCAAACTGCAACTGCCGGCATTTCCCTACCTGGTTCCTGAAGTGAAATTCAGCCATGAGGAAAAACACGGCTGGCAGCAAAGCACGCTGATGACGGGTCAATGCACACCGTGTCATACCGTTGCCGTTGGTCAGGAAATCGACCAGACCACGGAAGAAGTCAGCATCGGTGCCACCTTTAAAATGGCCGGGCTGACCGCCAGCTATTTCCACACCGAGCGCGAATTCGACAACCGGAGCGACGACTATGCGCACGAAGGTCGCGTCGACAATGACTATTACTACGACGATATCGCCAAACCCTATTATGACCGTTTGCTGTTCGAAAACGAGTCCCAGGAAATCGGTATCACCGCAGACATTGAAAAGAAAATGGATACGGTGAAACTGCGCTACGATGCGGCCAGCGCAACCACACTGTACGGCAGCTATGTCAGTGCCGATACGAAAAACAATTACAACGATCTGGAATACGATTCCGACACCCTGTTTTTCAGTGCCAGCAATCGGAGCATTGCCGGGCTGCGTCTCAAAGCGTATGCCAAGCAGTATGAAATCGACAGCGATGATCTGTATGTGGATATGACGTCATACACGGCTGATACTTCGATCGTGTTTGGTGCCGACACCATTCCAGTATCTGACTTCAACTACACCCGTCCTTCCAGCGCCAGCCGCGACGTCTTCGAAACAGGCCTGGATGCGTCTTACGTCCTCGGTGCCGGTACTATGCTGACCGGAGCCTATACGTATAAAGTGGTCGATCGCGACAACGGCAATTACAAAGAGTATGACAGTAGCCTGCGCGATGAAGCCTACCTTGACGACGAAGAAACAACCTATAACACCTTTGAGTTGGGCATCAGCTCACGCCCGATGTCTTCGGTCAATCTGCGTGCCAAATACACCTATGAACACGCGGACACTCCGTTCAGCTTCAGCAACGGTTTGGGCTACAACGATTTGAATCAATACGGTTGGACCCAACTGCTGGACAGCGATCCCGATCCGCTGGACATGACCACCAACTCACCGTTTTATGAAGTTCTGCGCAGCTGGAACCGCACGACCTCCGGCAGCAATGTCGCTGAAAACCATCATCAGTTCAAAGCCAGTGGCACCTGGACCCCCAACGACATTTTCTCGTTGAGCGTCAACGGCCAATACACCTTTGAAGAGAATGATGAAGCGTACAATGATTGGGAGAACAACAGTTGGAATGCCGGTGTCAGTATCTTCATGATGCCGACCGAAAAACTGACGTTCAGTGCTGGTTACGATTACCAATACGGTAAAACCACCAGCAAATATGCCACGGCACTTTATGTCGGTTGTTTCTCAGAAAGTATGGGCGAACAAATCGCTTCGGTTTATGACAATGTCGATTACGACACCACGGCTCAGGTGCTCTACCTGTCCACCACCTATCAGGCTACGAACAAGCTGACTCTCAGTGGTGACCTGACCCTGACCAAAGCGGAAGCATCTGCCGACAACCCCAACTTTGGCGACAATATCTACTATGAAAACTATGTGGATTACGTCTTGTCCGGCATGTCGGAAGCGGACTATCTGGCCTATCTCGACGCCAATGATCTCCCTTACACCCAGACCATCATGATGAGCTACCTTGATTACAGCGGATCGGATGATTATTCCGATCTCGATTATGAGACTCTGGACCTGACCTTGGGAGCGGAATATCGCTTCAACGCGGCATTGACTCTTGCCGTCAGCGGTTTCTACCGCTGGGTTGAAGATGGTGAAGCCTACCTTGGTGATGACTACGATGGCGAACTCTACTTGCTTAACACATCGGTAAGCTATCGGTTCTAG
- a CDS encoding GSU2203 family decaheme c-type cytochrome, with the protein MKKHRYNRVVVGGISALLLAMLCACSQPGTQLDATIPQIADAQSVGSSACLDCHEELGQAFEHNIHNLLADFEYLANSMDNQGCESCHGPASQHIDEGDTEKILSFGSLNAAQASAICQNCHTEGETMEWNHSTHAAYGIGCTDCHTVHDDGANKAMLSKPEDELCYSCHQDVRAKMHMPNHHPVKEGKMGCSDCHNPHGSQTRPMLRTDERKNELCLTCHMDQSGPFAFEHAPVMEDCTICHNPHGTVADNLIKQSEPFLCLQCHELHFHTNFRPNTDALAEYAQYASDSDPAKAAIGTSAQGILNKITGSGIDDKHAMQMAMMTRCSQCHPSVHGSDLPSLYTPGGGSRLTR; encoded by the coding sequence ATGAAGAAACACCGTTACAACCGTGTTGTTGTCGGTGGGATCAGCGCCTTGCTACTGGCAATGCTGTGCGCCTGCTCTCAACCGGGAACACAACTGGACGCGACGATCCCCCAGATCGCCGACGCCCAATCCGTGGGCTCAAGCGCTTGTCTCGACTGTCACGAGGAATTGGGACAGGCCTTTGAACACAACATCCACAATTTGTTGGCCGATTTTGAATATCTGGCCAACAGTATGGACAATCAGGGCTGCGAATCCTGCCACGGACCGGCCAGCCAGCACATTGACGAAGGGGATACGGAAAAAATCCTCAGCTTTGGCTCGCTCAATGCCGCCCAGGCATCAGCGATCTGCCAAAACTGTCATACCGAGGGTGAAACCATGGAGTGGAACCATTCCACCCATGCCGCTTACGGCATCGGCTGTACAGACTGTCACACCGTCCATGACGATGGCGCCAACAAAGCCATGCTCAGTAAACCGGAAGACGAGCTGTGCTACAGCTGCCATCAGGATGTGCGTGCCAAGATGCACATGCCCAATCATCACCCGGTAAAAGAAGGCAAAATGGGTTGCAGCGACTGTCACAACCCTCATGGTAGCCAAACCCGCCCCATGCTGCGTACTGACGAACGCAAAAACGAGCTGTGCCTGACCTGCCACATGGATCAGTCCGGGCCGTTTGCTTTCGAACATGCGCCGGTCATGGAAGACTGCACCATTTGTCATAACCCCCACGGCACTGTGGCTGACAATCTGATTAAACAGAGTGAGCCGTTCCTGTGCCTGCAATGTCATGAGCTGCATTTCCATACCAATTTCCGTCCCAACACGGACGCATTGGCTGAATATGCGCAGTATGCTTCGGATTCGGATCCAGCAAAGGCTGCCATTGGCACCAGTGCTCAGGGCATCCTGAACAAAATCACCGGTTCAGGCATCGATGACAAGCATGCCATGCAAATGGCCATGATGACGCGTTGTAGTCAATGTCACCCAAGTGTCCACGGTTCCGATCTGCCCTCTCTCTACACCCCGGGCGGCGGTAGCCGTTTGACGCGATAG